A window of Deinococcus cellulosilyticus NBRC 106333 = KACC 11606 contains these coding sequences:
- a CDS encoding Ig-like domain-containing protein, protein MNIKAFQGSALLLLTLGLAACSQTDLQGAAPVGVVNKQAAVLSATFTTSSAWDSGFTGVITLKNTGDTAVSTWSLNFKFNGNAGLSGTPWGAGGNAVKNADGSYTITPNSWGGGNIPAGGSVTVSYSGTGVFSGVTACTINGASCSGTPSDTVAPTVSATVAPATLTAAGTAKVTATASDNVGVTKVEFFRNGTLVATDTTAPYEYSQSFSSSSQNGTYAFTAKAFDAAGNNKTSTATNLTVNIPGTGDTVAPTVSVSASPTNLTAAGNVTVTANATDNVGVSKVEFYRNGALVGTDTTSPYQYSQSFAAGQNGTYSYTAKAFDAAGNNTTSSAANVTVNIPVQPASRIYVGYAGTWNTSLNDLVPANIPSYYTHVNISFANPKLTYKKGDYLVNGFSDTNTGLQFVEGAAANPWSPPVKMTPENAKKLIANIDALQARGTKVYLSVGGWTYSNDQHGWDSYNPSGLIDLAQDLGVDGVDLDWEAPTGTCSGDATNFSCPGDAKAIDILNRTHDTIRARGLSMGISIAAWSTGAYYVKGTQWEEGKVQWGSPYGGTMYNLVKQQGSKLSHINLMSYDAGTYFDPRESFESYRAIYSGPIAMGIEPAPEGAGGATLKLYKEAGVDYGATWRNFMYDGLNDASKAYNVETLANYVKTNGKPGDGMMIWQIWKERVHATPPAGAAGVNSAGQLICQILQITSNCNQSVPTLPKL, encoded by the coding sequence ATGAACATCAAAGCATTTCAGGGATCGGCTTTACTGCTTCTGACACTGGGACTTGCTGCATGCAGCCAGACGGACCTGCAAGGTGCGGCACCGGTGGGTGTGGTGAACAAACAGGCTGCAGTCCTGTCCGCGACTTTCACGACCAGCAGCGCCTGGGACAGTGGTTTCACCGGGGTGATCACGCTGAAGAACACCGGGGACACTGCGGTCAGCACCTGGAGCCTGAACTTCAAATTCAACGGCAACGCAGGCCTCTCGGGAACCCCCTGGGGTGCCGGTGGGAATGCCGTCAAGAACGCCGACGGTTCTTACACCATCACTCCCAACAGCTGGGGGGGCGGAAACATCCCCGCTGGGGGTAGCGTGACAGTGTCCTACTCTGGGACGGGCGTGTTCAGTGGTGTGACCGCCTGCACCATCAACGGAGCCAGCTGCTCCGGAACCCCCAGTGATACGGTGGCTCCCACAGTGTCTGCGACGGTGGCTCCTGCGACTTTGACGGCAGCTGGGACCGCGAAAGTGACAGCGACAGCGAGTGACAATGTGGGGGTGACGAAAGTGGAGTTTTTCCGCAACGGGACGCTGGTTGCCACGGACACCACTGCACCCTACGAGTACAGCCAGAGCTTTTCTTCGAGCAGCCAGAATGGGACGTATGCGTTTACTGCGAAAGCATTTGATGCTGCTGGGAACAACAAAACTTCTACAGCCACCAACCTGACAGTGAACATTCCTGGTACAGGCGACACTGTGGCCCCCACAGTCAGTGTGTCTGCCAGCCCCACCAACCTCACTGCCGCTGGGAACGTCACCGTTACTGCCAATGCCACAGACAATGTGGGCGTCAGCAAGGTGGAGTTCTATCGCAATGGTGCTCTCGTCGGAACAGACACCACCTCTCCCTACCAGTACAGCCAGAGCTTTGCCGCTGGACAGAATGGCACCTACAGTTACACTGCCAAAGCTTTTGACGCCGCCGGAAACAACACCACTTCCAGCGCGGCCAATGTCACGGTGAACATCCCCGTCCAGCCTGCCAGTCGCATCTATGTGGGATATGCAGGCACCTGGAACACCAGCCTGAATGATCTGGTTCCTGCCAACATCCCCAGCTACTACACTCACGTCAACATTTCCTTTGCCAACCCCAAACTGACCTACAAGAAGGGGGATTACCTGGTCAATGGCTTCAGTGACACCAACACAGGCCTCCAATTTGTGGAAGGTGCTGCTGCGAACCCCTGGAGCCCTCCGGTCAAGATGACCCCCGAGAACGCCAAAAAACTCATTGCCAACATCGATGCCCTGCAGGCCAGAGGAACCAAAGTGTACCTGTCGGTGGGGGGATGGACCTACTCCAACGACCAGCATGGCTGGGACAGCTACAACCCCAGCGGCCTGATTGACCTTGCCCAGGACCTGGGCGTGGACGGCGTGGATCTGGACTGGGAAGCACCCACAGGAACCTGCTCTGGTGATGCCACCAATTTCTCCTGCCCTGGAGATGCCAAGGCCATCGACATCCTCAACCGCACCCACGACACCATCCGTGCCAGAGGGCTGAGCATGGGCATCTCCATTGCCGCATGGTCCACCGGAGCCTACTACGTGAAAGGCACCCAGTGGGAAGAGGGCAAAGTGCAGTGGGGTTCACCTTACGGCGGCACCATGTACAACCTGGTCAAACAGCAGGGCAGCAAGCTGAGCCACATCAACCTGATGTCCTACGATGCAGGCACCTACTTTGATCCCCGTGAATCCTTTGAATCCTACCGGGCCATTTACAGTGGACCCATCGCCATGGGCATCGAACCTGCGCCAGAAGGTGCGGGTGGAGCCACCCTCAAACTGTACAAAGAGGCAGGGGTGGATTACGGAGCCACCTGGCGCAACTTCATGTACGACGGCCTGAACGATGCCAGCAAGGCCTACAACGTCGAGACCCTCGCCAACTACGTGAAGACCAACGGCAAACCCGGAGACGGCATGATGATCTGGCAGATCTGGAAAGAGCGTGTGCATGCCACCCCACCTGCCGGTGCTGCTGGGGTGAACTCTGCAGGTCAGCTGATCTGCCAGATCCTGCAAATCACCAGCAACTGCAACCAGTCTGTCCCCACCCTTCCCAAACTCTAA
- a CDS encoding Ig-like domain-containing protein, with protein MKKQLKHMGILLLTLSMAACSQTDLTGLTQPVTISQQAAVLSATFTTSSVWDSGFNGVITLKNTGDTAVSTWSLNFKFNGNAGLSGTPWGAGGNAVKNADGSYTITPNSWGGGNIPAGGSVTVSYSGTGVFSGVTACTINGASCSGAVPDVNPPSATLSLTPSNLTAPGSINLSATATDNVGVTKVEFYQGTTLIATDTTAPYTHADPFTSSSQNGTYSYTAKAFDAAGNNKTSTAVTATVNIPGSGDTTAPTVSTVVSPSTLTAPGTVKVTANATDNVGVSKVEFYRNGVLFNTDTTAPYEATQSYSSSSENGTYTYTAKAFDAAGNNKLSSGAVLTVNIPVQPSTGTEYAPYFYTWGWGNTTDYLFSSLQDMKAKTGLNGATLAFVIAAPGSCSITTDGAVNRIEGDMKNDIAAFRAGGGLLKVSFGGANGTYLESDTACRTVDDLYNALKGFVDRTGLTDLDFDVEQGHEMSDAINSKRAQALARLQAANPSVKVSFTLASTPVDRWNTPGGLSTASLNVVKSAVSAGVKINKVNLMTMDFGSYYSSGRTMADASISAVSETFKQLKVIYPSRTDAEIWKMLGATPMIGQNDIASEIFTLQDARDLTAWARSKGLGLVSFWAIQRDQVCKNGAGLAICSMQNTAPYQYHNIFKGVL; from the coding sequence ATGAAAAAACAACTGAAACACATGGGCATTTTGCTGCTCACCCTGTCTATGGCCGCTTGCAGTCAGACAGACCTGACCGGCCTGACCCAGCCTGTCACCATCAGCCAGCAGGCTGCAGTCCTGTCCGCGACCTTCACAACCAGCAGCGTGTGGGACAGTGGGTTTAACGGAGTGATCACCCTGAAGAACACCGGGGACACTGCGGTGAGCACCTGGAGCCTGAACTTCAAATTCAACGGCAATGCAGGCCTCTCGGGAACCCCCTGGGGTGCCGGTGGGAATGCCGTCAAGAACGCTGATGGTTCCTACACCATCACCCCCAACAGCTGGGGGGGCGGAAACATCCCCGCAGGGGGAAGTGTGACAGTGTCCTACTCTGGGACGGGCGTGTTCAGCGGCGTGACCGCCTGCACCATCAACGGAGCAAGCTGTTCTGGGGCTGTGCCAGACGTGAATCCTCCATCTGCCACCTTGAGTCTGACCCCGAGCAACCTGACTGCTCCCGGCAGCATCAACCTGAGCGCAACCGCTACAGACAATGTGGGCGTCACAAAGGTGGAGTTTTATCAGGGAACCACCCTGATTGCCACGGACACCACCGCTCCTTACACCCATGCTGATCCTTTTACCAGCAGCAGCCAGAATGGCACCTACAGCTACACTGCAAAGGCTTTTGACGCTGCAGGGAACAACAAGACCAGCACGGCTGTCACCGCCACCGTTAACATTCCAGGCTCTGGCGACACCACCGCTCCCACCGTGAGCACCGTGGTCAGTCCAAGCACCCTGACGGCCCCTGGCACGGTCAAAGTCACTGCCAATGCCACCGACAACGTGGGCGTCAGCAAAGTGGAGTTCTACCGCAACGGGGTGCTCTTCAACACCGACACCACCGCCCCCTATGAAGCCACCCAGTCCTATTCCAGCAGCAGCGAAAATGGCACCTACACCTACACTGCAAAAGCGTTCGATGCTGCAGGAAACAACAAGCTGAGTTCAGGTGCAGTGCTCACAGTGAACATTCCGGTGCAGCCCTCTACCGGCACCGAGTACGCGCCCTACTTCTACACCTGGGGATGGGGCAACACCACCGATTACCTGTTCAGTTCCCTGCAGGACATGAAAGCAAAAACGGGCCTGAATGGGGCAACCCTGGCCTTTGTGATTGCCGCTCCCGGTTCCTGCAGCATCACCACCGATGGGGCTGTGAACCGCATCGAAGGGGACATGAAAAACGACATTGCTGCCTTCAGGGCAGGAGGAGGCTTGCTGAAGGTGTCTTTTGGTGGAGCCAACGGGACCTATCTGGAGAGCGACACCGCATGCCGCACGGTGGATGACCTGTACAACGCCCTCAAGGGTTTTGTGGACCGCACCGGACTCACCGATCTGGATTTTGATGTCGAGCAGGGCCATGAGATGTCGGATGCCATCAACAGCAAACGTGCCCAGGCCCTTGCACGTCTGCAGGCCGCCAACCCCAGTGTCAAAGTCTCCTTTACCCTGGCCTCCACCCCGGTGGACCGCTGGAACACCCCCGGAGGGCTTTCCACAGCCAGCCTGAACGTGGTGAAATCTGCCGTCTCCGCAGGGGTGAAGATCAACAAGGTCAACCTGATGACCATGGATTTCGGCAGCTATTACTCCAGTGGCCGCACCATGGCCGATGCCAGCATCTCTGCGGTCAGCGAGACCTTCAAACAATTGAAAGTGATTTATCCCAGCAGGACCGACGCCGAAATCTGGAAGATGCTCGGAGCCACCCCGATGATCGGACAGAACGACATAGCCTCCGAAATCTTCACCCTGCAGGATGCCCGTGACCTGACCGCATGGGCCAGAAGCAAAGGGCTCGGTCTGGTGTCCTTCTGGGCCATCCAGCGCGATCAGGTGTGCAAGAACGGGGCTGGACTGGCGATCTGCAGCATGCAGAACACTGCCCCGTACCAGTACCACAACATTTTCAAAGGTGTCCTCTAA
- a CDS encoding glycosyl hydrolase family 18 protein — protein MKKSLLITGLLVMGAVTFVGCSSDTAPVQQNLQVSQQAAVLSATFTTSSAWDSGFNGVITLKNTGDTAVSTWSLNFKFNGNAGISGAPWGAGGNAVKNADGSYTITPNSWGGGNIPAGGSVTVSYSGTGVFSGVTACTISGQSCSGTPSDTVAPTVSATVAPSTLTAAGTAKVTATASDNVGVTKVEFFRNGTLVATDTTAPYEYSQSFSSSSQNGTYAFTAKAFDAAGNNKTSTATNLTVNIPGTGDTIAPTVSLAASPTSLTAAGNVNLTATASDNVGVTKVEFYRGTTLIATDTTAPYTYADSFSSSAQNGTYSYTAKAFDAAGNNKTSTAVTATVNIPVQPGGNYRRVAYFSQWGIYGRGYLVKNIETSGTAPTLTHINYAFGNVYAQPDGTYKCGIVTRAESGNQDGGDGFADYQKGFSAAESVDGVADVWDQKLKGNFNQLKKLKTKYPNLKVLISLGGWTWSKWFSNAASTDALRKTLVSSCIDVYIKGNLPVDAGSATGGAGVGAGVFDGIDIDWEYPGGGGLPTNTVSAADKQNFTLLLKEFRTQLDALGATNGKKYQLTIAAPGGADKVANQEPALYKDYLDFINIMTYDFRGAWDATGPTNFHSNLYTDPSGPGTAPAKNYSVDSIVNTFLSAGVPANKLVVGIPFYGRGWTGVPNVNNGLYQSATGAARGTYEAGIEDYKVLKNFAGTKFRHPVTKQMWVYDGSTFWSYDDEQVIQEKANYIKSKGLGGSMVWSLDGDDSTGTLAKAIYNNLK, from the coding sequence GTGAAGAAGTCACTGCTCATTACCGGTCTTCTGGTCATGGGAGCTGTCACCTTTGTTGGCTGCTCCAGCGATACCGCCCCTGTTCAACAGAACCTTCAGGTCAGCCAGCAGGCTGCAGTCCTGTCCGCGACCTTCACGACCAGCAGCGCCTGGGACAGTGGCTTTAACGGAGTGATCACCCTGAAGAACACCGGGGACACTGCGGTGAGCACCTGGAGCCTCAACTTCAAGTTCAACGGCAACGCTGGCATTAGTGGTGCACCCTGGGGTGCGGGTGGGAATGCCGTCAAGAACGCCGATGGCTCTTACACCATCACCCCCAACAGCTGGGGGGGCGGAAACATCCCCGCTGGGGGCAGCGTGACAGTGTCCTACTCTGGGACGGGCGTGTTCAGTGGTGTGACCGCCTGCACCATCAGTGGGCAGTCCTGCTCCGGAACCCCCAGTGATACGGTGGCTCCCACAGTGTCTGCGACGGTGGCCCCTTCCACGCTGACGGCAGCCGGAACAGCGAAAGTGACAGCGACAGCGAGTGACAATGTGGGGGTGACGAAAGTGGAGTTTTTCCGCAACGGGACGCTGGTTGCCACGGACACCACTGCACCCTACGAGTACAGCCAGAGCTTTTCTTCGAGCAGCCAGAACGGCACTTATGCGTTTACTGCGAAAGCATTTGATGCTGCTGGGAACAACAAGACCTCCACTGCCACCAACCTCACGGTGAACATTCCGGGTACTGGAGACACCATTGCTCCCACAGTCAGTCTGGCCGCCAGTCCCACCAGCCTGACTGCTGCCGGAAACGTGAACCTGACCGCCACGGCAAGCGACAACGTGGGCGTGACCAAGGTGGAATTTTACCGGGGCACCACCCTGATTGCCACGGACACCACTGCACCTTACACTTACGCCGATTCCTTCAGCAGCAGTGCCCAGAACGGCACCTACAGTTACACGGCGAAAGCCTTTGATGCTGCTGGCAACAACAAGACCAGCACTGCAGTCACCGCCACTGTCAACATTCCTGTGCAGCCTGGTGGAAACTACCGCCGTGTGGCCTACTTCTCCCAGTGGGGCATCTATGGCCGTGGTTACCTGGTCAAGAACATTGAGACCAGTGGCACTGCACCCACCCTCACGCACATCAACTACGCTTTCGGAAACGTCTACGCACAGCCCGATGGAACCTACAAGTGCGGCATCGTGACCCGTGCAGAGAGTGGAAACCAGGACGGTGGCGACGGATTTGCCGATTATCAGAAGGGCTTCAGTGCTGCAGAGTCCGTGGACGGCGTTGCAGACGTCTGGGACCAGAAGCTCAAAGGCAACTTCAACCAGCTGAAAAAACTCAAGACCAAGTACCCCAACCTGAAAGTGCTGATCTCCCTGGGTGGATGGACCTGGAGCAAGTGGTTCTCCAACGCTGCATCCACCGACGCACTGCGCAAAACCCTGGTTTCCAGCTGCATTGATGTCTACATCAAGGGCAACCTGCCCGTTGACGCTGGTTCTGCCACGGGCGGAGCAGGTGTGGGTGCAGGGGTCTTTGACGGGATCGACATCGACTGGGAATACCCCGGTGGTGGCGGTCTCCCCACCAACACGGTCAGCGCAGCCGACAAGCAGAACTTCACACTGCTGCTCAAAGAATTCCGCACCCAGCTTGATGCTCTGGGCGCCACAAACGGCAAGAAGTACCAGCTCACCATCGCCGCCCCCGGTGGAGCAGACAAAGTGGCCAACCAGGAGCCTGCCCTCTACAAGGACTACCTGGATTTCATCAACATCATGACCTACGACTTCCGTGGAGCCTGGGACGCCACCGGACCCACCAACTTCCACAGCAACCTCTACACCGATCCCAGCGGTCCTGGCACCGCCCCCGCCAAGAACTACAGTGTGGACAGCATTGTCAACACCTTCCTGAGCGCAGGCGTTCCTGCCAACAAACTGGTCGTGGGCATCCCCTTCTATGGACGTGGCTGGACCGGCGTCCCCAACGTCAACAACGGCCTCTACCAGAGCGCCACTGGAGCAGCACGCGGCACCTACGAAGCAGGCATCGAGGACTACAAGGTGCTCAAGAACTTCGCTGGCACCAAGTTCCGTCACCCGGTCACCAAACAGATGTGGGTGTACGACGGCAGCACCTTCTGGAGCTACGACGATGAGCAGGTCATCCAGGAGAAAGCCAACTACATCAAGTCCAAAGGTCTGGGCGGCAGCATGGTCTGGTCCCTTGATGGCGATGACTCCACCGGAACCCTGGCCAAGGCCATCTACAACAACCTGAAGTAA